Below is a genomic region from Vitis riparia cultivar Riparia Gloire de Montpellier isolate 1030 chromosome 5, EGFV_Vit.rip_1.0, whole genome shotgun sequence.
CCAACACAGACGGAATCCATGTCCAGGGCTCGACCGGCGTCACCATCACCGGTAGCACCATCGGGACCGGAGATGACTGCATATCGATCGGACCCGGCACCCGGAACTTGTGGATGGAACACATCAAATGTGGCCCTGGACATGGCATAAGgtaagagcaaattaattaattaattaagccTCATAGTCATTAGCCCATTAGGCCTAATTCCAAGCCATATGCCTAAGATGTATGTATCATTTTTGCAGCATTGGCAGCTTGGGGAAGGATAAAAAAGAAGATGGAGTGCAGAATGTGACGGTGGCGAACTCGGTTTTCATCGGATCCGACAATGGCGTAAGGATAAAGTCGTGGGCGAGGCCAAGCAATAGCTTTGTTACAAACATTGTGTTTCGCAACATTGTTATGACTAGAGTGCAATATCCCATCATCGTTGATCAAAACTACTGCCCCAACAACCAAGGCTGTCCTAATCAGGTGAAATTCAGTTCTccaataacaaaataaaattgccCAATTGAGAATGTccatattcataatttcattcaCGACTAATCGAATTGGGATTCTTGTGGTAATCCGAATGTTTTTTTATTCCTGATTATTAACTACAACATGTCGATTTGTATAGAGTTCCGGGGTGAAGGTCAGTCAGGTGACATACAGGAACATAAAGGGGACGTCAAGGTCTCAAGCTGCAATGATATTCAACTGCAGTTCCAGCAATCCGTGTAGAGGGATTCGGCTGCAGGACATCAATCTCACGTACATGAACAAGGCCGCGACGTCGACGTGTAGGAACGTGCACGGAACGAGAAGCGGCGTGGTGGTGCCGCGGAGTTGTGTGTAGGAAGAGATGGTGAAGGGGGTTTGGTCTTGAAAGGGGAGGAAGGAAATGGGGTTTGGTTTGATTTATGTTAGAAGCATTTGTTGGAGTGATATGCAGATTCTACGTGGGTGTTAAATGCTTTAAACTCACATGTATTAATGTTGTGATTTGCTTAGCAATATTGTGTATgcaatttaaatgaaaatgtatGAGATAAAACCCAATTTGGTTAGGACCTTtgattcatatttatttataagttttattttgattaaatgatttttttttttacaggtACCAAAAGAGTACTGTTAGTACCGACCAAAAAGTTCAAACTCAAACTTTTagatgttgtttgtttttttactgaatagaaaaattaaatattttaactttttttattcagttaaaagtaacttattgaaatcattcaacataattaaagtaaatttattattaatatgttcaatttaattatgttaaataatgtcaataagttacttttaactgaataaaaagctaaatatttttactttttctattcaatcaaaaaacaaatatcaccttAATCTATGGGTTAAGGGGGCATTAAGGCTAAGGTCGGTATtggactttaaaaaaaatgtgaaatttcaCTTGGGGGATTACTTCACATTTTTATATTGTGAAAATTAATGCACTTAAATTAAGCATGGGCTTGTGGGGGGTGGGGACTGAGTCAAATACCTGATACATTTTATCATACTTGAAGAGACTTGGACTGTCGTCACTCGTCACCGGTAAAAAGGCTCATTGGACCAACACCTcactaggaaaagaaaaaggaacatgcattaaaattaaaaaacgtGGGTGAATGGACCCACAAGTCAATCCAATTTAACGTTAGAATTTGTTTCTTGGGAAAAGCTGTCAATTAATATCCTTTCCGTAGTTCAATCTTTGTGGGCTTTTGGTCACcgtttttaaaggaaaaaaaatctttccgAATCGAAAGAATTGGTGGTAAGCTGATTTATTTGACCTAACccattgatttttaatttttgtcaaAGTTGAAGTGGATGAATATAATAGAAGAAAAGTCATGGGGTTACGTGGAAATTTGATGATGACTTTGCAGTACATTCGGTTGACTCTTCCAGAAACAAACCTTTAAAACCGTTAAGCATGCACCCATAGATCTAAATAATTAAGAgtcgatttttttaaaatatttttaatctaaaaaaaaatgtttttgaaaagaaaaataattttataaggatgaaaaatcacctcttgaaaacacttttttaaaatatatttttattaaaaacacctCGAGCTGATTTTCTAacacttcaaatttttaatcattaaatattagaaatactaaaaatgttttttagaatcacttttaaatgcacttttaatacttaaaagataaaaattttaagtgttataaatattataaacatttcataaaattattattaaatatatttttttaagagtatgtttgacaatgattttaggaaatgtttttaaactttttaagacttgaaaatttttattttacaagtattaaaaaactagaaacactttttaaaatcactattaaacattcTTACACTCAAGGTCGAATCCATTTTATAACGGAGTAACTCTAATagaagtaattttaatttttaacattttgtttAATAACACTTCCCTTACAAATGTTTTTAGGAGAAATTATTAAGGTATAATAATATAGTTTTTAAGTTTGGGATGAACCATTCAAACCATGAATCCCCGAAAACCATGGGTTTAggttataataaaaaaaaaagattgtctaaactttttttaaatgattttgaaaattttatggaatattatttttataataaaataatttcaaatattaaaaagtattttcaacCCTCTTAAAAGTATCTATTCAAATTGGTATCAACAAGCATGCATTGTTGTTCCTCCTTTTCGTACTTGATCCCATTTCACACACTAGTTTTGGCTTTGGTTCTCTTTTGAACCTAAATACCCATATTGTCAATTATTAAGTTCCCAATTTACCCAAAGGTTTGATGATAGCAAATGGGTATAATATGTGTATCTGGTTTATAGTTGGATTAGAGTCACCTCCAATTAATAATGTGTTGACAGATCGGAGGGTTGTCCACATCCATCAATTCTTTTTGTGTTCATCgtgggcgcttgggtgaatgcactataagatTATGATATGCGTCTTTTCTAACAGTAATTGTTTTTAGTAAAGTTGATAGCGTTTGAAGTCCTACAAATGATATCAGAGTCGAGGTCACGAGATATTGTTAGCAGATCGAAGGATTGATCGCATCCATTAACTCCGCTTGTGAGGGTATACGTTTTTTCTAacagtaattatttttaagagagtTGGTAACATTTAAGGTCTTAGAgcaatttttcatattgatttaataaataaataaaattaaatatatatatatgggttcAATTTAACTCAAAGGTTACCATAGACCAATATGATTTCTAGAGCATTtgggtgggtgggtgggtgggtgggtgggATTGTGGGGTGGAGGAGAAGGGAAGTCAATGAAGAATGGCTGACATTGAAAGgtaagaaaatattagaaagaaatCCCGGCCCATGAATAGGACAGGGCTTTCCCCaaagcaaaaaattaataataaataataaataaaataggaagaaaaagaaaaagatgtgAATATTGTTAGATGAATAAGACATACATGAGAGACGTTTTCCACCATCCATCCACACATGCATCATAGATCTAATATTCAATCAAATATCTTCCAAAAAGAAGAGTTGTTGCCATGCACATGGGGGAGTCATTAGCCGATTGGTGAATTTGACAAGGAATTCCCCTTTTGGGTGGGTCCCATCATTCCCACCTCATTATTGGACTTTgagaaaattgaaaaggaataaaaataagaatgaaaaaaaaggttcttcttctctctccttcttccttaaaatatttttataaaagggaGGGATAAGAGCAATAGAAGGTGCTCAATGGTCCAAATAGGCTACATTTGGTTGCTTGAAAAAGTTGAGAGTAAGtatgagaaaattttttttttaaaaatattaaactaataaattatttttatatgttaaactcgtttaatttattttaagtagtctatataaagattaaataatttaaaaatatatgtgtTTTTAACcgatttgaattatattttattttttgtactaaAATCTagtgtgaaaaaaattaattttttaagtatttttttagaaccaaatataacatagtgttttattttcttaaagacTAAGGATTTGTTTGATGATTGTTTTTGAAAGTTATTccgaaaaaataattttttttaaaaaaagaaactattCTTAGAGATTTTGttcaataaaaatctatttaaaaatataaaatatttttaacctatttttaattttttttaaatatgttttaataataatttttatatctatatagttattttttaaaacaattttaagaaaaataagtaaaaatgactgaaaatgactaaaaaatgctttttaaaaatatcatgcttttttttttatttttaagaatagagaATAGAaatgtttatcttttttttttaacaaaaaattgttataaaaaataattataaaatagacCTCACAGTTTACTtgaacattttcaaaaataaattttaaaataattcttaaaaaaattctcatactttcaagaataaaatttcatttagaagttaaacataaaaaataggaGTATGTTTGCAACTATTTTTCACATTCCAATACacatttgataatgtttttgaCAGACAATAATTTtgtgagaattatttttgaaaatgtggtttttttttataacatattttaattttttttcaacaggtttttttgtgattatttgataaaataattatataaatattaaaaattattaaaaataaagtactctaaataaaatttaaaaataaaaaaatatataaaaaatagatcgAGAATATTTTAACTTTACAAATAGTCCTTTATTCTAGAAAGCATTAACATCCTATATTTGACAAATGTTCAAAACTTTTTTCGAAAAATGTTTCTAAGTGGACCTTACTTTTCTCAACTTGTTCTTCATAAAGACATATGTAAAAGTTTTcagaatatttttcatatcttcatttattacttaaaatactttatagaagaaaaaaaattaattaattaaaaattattttaaaaacaacttatttttactttttttaatcattaatcaaatatgaaaatcttAGGCCTATTTGATtcctgttttcaagaactgttttttattcttgaaaataaaaaacacaaaaaacttatTTGGGGAAGAGAGtgtgtttttgtgttttttgtgttttttgtgttctcaaaaaccacaatttcaaaacaataaaaagatgttttcattatttttttcactgttcaaataataaattatttttcttgttttcctttccttctttttgtgttttcttatatgttttttgtgttttcacaAAGGTAAGCTCTACCCAACCATCACACCCCCACCTGCaaaccctttcttcttccttaaattattgaaattaatatacttacaccTTATtacaaagtcatcatttgtttaaaaaaattataactagtataaattttcaattttgaatatttttttaatttaaataaattatgcatatgaaatttatttatatatttataatatcaaattaatggaagaaaatactttattaattaaacaaataactttcaaacatgttttttttttattataaaaaatttttttattaactgaactaaacatgattttttgtttttaagaacaaaaactgtttttcagaatttagttccaaatacaatttttcttttgaaaacacaaaaaatcatacttaaaaattgttttcaaactattttctagaacaattttcaaaaacaacaatcaaacaTGCCCTTAACTTCACCTTTCTTTCCTCCCCattcaatttttcttataaGGAAAAGGGGAAATCACTATCCCTCTTGTAACGTCATCATGACTATAATTtatatgtcaacaatgatgTTAGCAAGATTGTCCACACCTCTAGAAAATTGAAGAGAGATAGATTAAtgttttttatcaagaaaaaaaaataaaaataaaaaaatcaagatttcaataatatttttcaagaaactAGGGTTAAGAAAcctttctaaaaataaattctattttaaacggtttttcaattttaaaaaatagtcattatttagaataaatttaatactttttttaattattatatgcagagtattttcaacaataaatgaaaatataaatagtattttaagaattcttatatattattttcatgaaaaataaattttaaaagttatttttatatttaaaatttaaaatgaaatttaatttgatatctcTTAACAAAAATTTAGACCATTAAATATATAAGATGAAAAGTAAATTAGCTTAGAACTCCATGCATTTAAGTAGGTATCAAAAAAATACATTGCTCAAAATAAAATCATACCCAGAAGGTATATAAGAAAATCTGATAGAAAAAGTGATTATTTGATTACAAAAGTCATTAAAAATCTAAcccttcatttatttttttattatattttgataaaaaaaaaatactcttatattttttctcataaaaataataatttcttttaagactcatatgtaaatatttaaaataattaataatatttatataaaaaaaaattagattattctttaaataaaaatataaaaaatattaaattcataaatatggaaattatttcatcttttaatccattaattttttttaaaaatatatgttggATAATTATACTTTAAAGTATGTTGTCGTCTTCTTAGAATGTGGGGGGAATAAAAAGAATAGGAAGTCAAAAAAAAGAGATACAAGACGTGCATGAACCAAAGTCTAGTGGGTGATGATGGCCAATGTGTTGGGGTTCCTTTAGTGGTTTTGTTTTGCAAAACATCGCTAGCCTATGCCTAACCCTTCGTGCCTTCCCCCCACATTTGTGATTTGTGGTTGTGGGGTACCCCACCTATCTTTGTACATTTATGATAAGGACACACCTCCGGCGGCCACCCTTATTCtcacccttttttctttttcaactgcCAATTATTGGAGCAGTGTTTTTTGAGCGTTGCTTAACACat
It encodes:
- the LOC117914903 gene encoding polygalacturonase-like, with the translated sequence MARLLFTFITSLFLTPFIFTTPSNAAYNVVSFGAKSGGQTDSTQAFLKAWAAACRSTTASTIYVPKGSFLVKAAVFSGPCKSTIKIMIDGTIVAPDYRSMGNSGYWILFIKVDKVAIFGGTLDAKGAAYWACRRSGKSCPVGARSITFNWASNIVVSGLTSINSQLSHLVINSCKNVAVRNVKIIAPDQSPNTDGIHVQGSTGVTITGSTIGTGDDCISIGPGTRNLWMEHIKCGPGHGISIGSLGKDKKEDGVQNVTVANSVFIGSDNGVRIKSWARPSNSFVTNIVFRNIVMTRVQYPIIVDQNYCPNNQGCPNQSSGVKVSQVTYRNIKGTSRSQAAMIFNCSSSNPCRGIRLQDINLTYMNKAATSTCRNVHGTRSGVVVPRSCV